From Hydractinia symbiolongicarpus strain clone_291-10 chromosome 12, HSymV2.1, whole genome shotgun sequence, one genomic window encodes:
- the LOC130622597 gene encoding lens fiber membrane intrinsic protein-like, translating to MVKVGQVALIAIAGLSLVFIAACVGGNVWTKVEISIRGFTFKANAGLWKTCRNDECENRKIIPSWFKSVRAFAVLSCMASIGAIVMSLLGLFTEKVKSIFASVFFAAAAGCMVIALVVFVSKVESTQGGSIGWSYIIGWIGVVTSIFGVILGFIAASF from the exons ATGGTGAAAGTTGGGCAAGTTGCACTAATAGCCATAGCTGGATTGTCCCTTGTTTTTATCGCTGCATGTGTTGGAGGAAATGTGTGGACAAAAGTGGAGATAAGTATCAGAGGTTTTACATTCAAAGCTAATGCTGGTTTGTGGAAGACATGCCGAAATGATGAATGTGAAAATCGAAAAATCATACCAAGTTGGTTCAAGTCTGTCAGAGCCTTTGCAGTTTTAAGTTGTATGGCTAGTATTGGTGCAATCGTGATGTCTTTGTTGGGATTATTTACTGAGAAAGTGAAAAGTATTTTCGCTTCCGTATTTTTCGCGGCTGCAG CTGGTTGCATGGTCATAGCTTTGGTGGTGTTTGTCTCGAAAGTGGAGTCCACACAGGGTGGCTCTATCGGTTGGTCGTACATTATCGGTTGGATTGGCGTAGTGACTTCCATATTTGGAGTTATCCTTGGATTTATTGCTGCCAGTTTTTGA